A region from the Geobacter benzoatilyticus genome encodes:
- a CDS encoding MlaC/ttg2D family ABC transporter substrate-binding protein, whose amino-acid sequence MKWFAFPILFIALALGGPAFALASPTETVKKTVDEVVRIVSDKEMKKPQNEQKRRQELKKAIGAIFDYAEMAQRSMARHWRDRSAAEKKEFVSLFETLLENSYAGKIESYNQEKIIYLNERIDGEYAEVKSKVVTVKRDEYSLDYRLMKKGGKWLAYDVVIEGVSLVSNYRGQFNRLIVNEGYPALLKKLRSKSEEIKAP is encoded by the coding sequence ATGAAATGGTTTGCCTTTCCCATCCTCTTCATCGCCCTCGCCCTGGGGGGACCGGCCTTTGCTCTGGCAAGCCCCACCGAAACGGTGAAAAAAACCGTGGACGAGGTGGTGCGGATCGTCTCCGACAAGGAGATGAAGAAGCCCCAGAACGAGCAGAAACGCCGCCAGGAGCTGAAAAAGGCCATCGGTGCCATCTTCGACTATGCCGAGATGGCCCAGCGCTCCATGGCCCGCCACTGGCGCGACCGCAGCGCCGCCGAGAAGAAGGAGTTCGTCTCCCTCTTCGAGACGCTTCTGGAAAACTCCTACGCAGGCAAGATCGAATCGTACAACCAGGAGAAGATCATCTACCTCAACGAGCGGATCGACGGAGAGTACGCCGAGGTGAAGTCCAAGGTGGTCACCGTCAAGCGTGACGAGTATTCCCTCGACTATCGCCTCATGAAAAAGGGAGGCAAGTGGCTGGCCTACGACGTGGTGATCGAGGGGGTAAGCCTCGTCTCAAACTACCGGGGGCAGTTCAACAGGCTTATCGTGAACGAAGGGTACCCCGCCCTCCTGAAAAAGCTCCGGTCCAAAAGCGAGGAAATCAAAGCCCCGTAG
- a CDS encoding GGDEF domain-containing protein: MTGNPLFSAAELESVPLFRFVPLECMEGILSHCTVKELSQGEQFEGAGPLDRNIAVLLAGRLALHYDVRETEDPLFLEPGDIVGETFAVGEPGVPCLLVSAEPCRILIMEEDLIWSLAQASHSAACNLLGILLRRSSNRSSESFSGTAREYALHDQSIVDPLTGFHTRRWLEGILERQVNRAEASGKPLSLIMADIDNFRAFNEKHGRIGGDRALRAVAEALRNYLRPAEVVARYGGDSFAILLPDTTCATAGMIAERLRQRVANTVIDIHDGRMLPPLTISGGIAGTAAGARGLHLVEAAIAALDAAKASGGNTISG; this comes from the coding sequence ATGACCGGCAACCCCCTATTCAGCGCCGCTGAACTTGAATCCGTACCGCTCTTCCGCTTCGTCCCCCTTGAATGCATGGAGGGAATCCTCTCCCACTGCACCGTAAAGGAGCTTTCGCAGGGCGAGCAGTTTGAAGGGGCAGGCCCCCTGGATCGCAATATCGCCGTGCTCCTTGCAGGACGCCTCGCCCTCCATTACGATGTGCGCGAGACCGAAGACCCCCTGTTCCTGGAACCGGGCGATATCGTGGGGGAAACCTTTGCCGTGGGAGAACCCGGCGTACCCTGCCTGCTGGTTTCAGCGGAACCCTGCCGCATACTGATTATGGAGGAAGATCTGATCTGGTCCCTGGCCCAGGCATCCCACTCCGCCGCCTGCAACCTCCTCGGCATCCTCCTGCGGCGCAGCAGCAACCGGTCCTCCGAGAGTTTCTCCGGAACGGCACGCGAGTATGCGCTCCACGACCAGAGCATTGTGGACCCCCTCACCGGCTTCCATACCCGCCGCTGGCTGGAGGGTATACTTGAACGCCAGGTAAACCGCGCCGAAGCCAGCGGAAAGCCGCTCTCGCTCATAATGGCCGACATCGACAACTTTCGTGCTTTCAACGAAAAACATGGCCGCATCGGAGGCGACCGGGCGCTCCGCGCCGTTGCCGAAGCCCTGCGCAACTACCTGAGACCCGCCGAAGTGGTGGCCCGCTACGGAGGAGATTCCTTCGCCATCCTCCTTCCCGACACCACCTGCGCCACAGCCGGAATGATCGCCGAACGTCTCCGCCAGCGGGTAGCCAATACCGTCATCGACATTCATGACGGCCGCATGCTCCCGCCTCTGACCATATCCGGAGGCATTGCCGGCACCGCTGCCGGAGCCCGCGGCCTCCACCTGGTCGAAGCAGCAATTGCGGCCCTCGACGCTGCCAAGGCGTCGGGGGGAAACACCATCTCGGGCTGA
- a CDS encoding putative bifunctional diguanylate cyclase/phosphodiesterase, which produces MKTRYKSLFRITTLLAGAATIVVSVLIPAGYFLVSYKLLAGKLEIQAEVNSRVINRMVTANPTMWRFEESRLMEMMERRCQPGIPEARRIMDPRGKIIAESADHLRPPLVSRSQLVYDAGHVVARIEIFRSLAPLVQETALVAVGAMLVGGLCFMVLRTLPLRAVQQSDHSLAESEAKYRSLYESMREGMALHRIICGKDGNPVSFEVVDINPSCESILGMGKSTIVGRDGREFFNGALMGHFDEIVRGADTGKSLMFEVPMPGGSLIFDVSVFYPDMGYFATLFEDVTERKKSEEQIQRLAYFDTLTGLPNRALFSDRLSQALAGAVRDNSKVAVLFIDLDGFKVINDNLGHAQGDVLLTKIARRLRESVRRSDTLARLGGDEFTVLISYTGEERNAAHLAEHLLETISPPCEIGGHIVYTTSSIGIAIFPDDGRDAETLLRCADMAMYAAKDAGRNGYHFHSQEMNCKAHERMELETSLRRALEREEFFLEFQPIIRASGDCLVGAEVLVRWQHPVKGRVMPGTFIPAAENSGLILPLGEWVMRKTCEKISEWRKNGLPPVKLSVNVSGRQFEQRNFAAMVRDILEETGADGASLQLELTETSLMKDAEATARALHSLRELNLRIVVDDFGTGYSSLGYLKNYPIDHIKIDGSFVRDICDNPDDRSIVEAIIAMADKLNLNVVAEGVETREQRDLLRKLGYQEMQGAFFYRSLPEEAFVSLLRNPRFSTPLRGFDFLAFGPELFQEGGVPFVHDKPVELPPVV; this is translated from the coding sequence GTGAAAACCCGTTACAAGAGCCTGTTCCGCATTACCACCCTGCTTGCGGGTGCCGCCACTATTGTTGTGTCGGTTCTGATACCGGCAGGCTATTTTCTGGTCTCATATAAATTGTTGGCGGGGAAACTTGAAATCCAGGCCGAGGTCAATTCACGGGTCATCAACAGGATGGTAACGGCAAATCCCACGATGTGGCGATTCGAGGAGAGCCGGCTCATGGAGATGATGGAGCGCCGATGTCAGCCGGGAATTCCCGAGGCGCGGCGGATTATGGACCCCCGGGGGAAGATTATCGCGGAGAGTGCGGACCATCTGCGGCCGCCGCTGGTTTCCCGGAGCCAGCTGGTCTACGATGCCGGCCACGTGGTGGCACGGATTGAGATTTTCCGCTCCCTTGCCCCGCTGGTTCAGGAAACCGCGCTTGTGGCTGTGGGTGCCATGCTGGTCGGAGGGCTCTGTTTCATGGTGCTCCGCACGCTCCCCCTGCGGGCCGTCCAGCAGTCGGACCACTCCCTGGCGGAAAGCGAGGCGAAATATCGTTCCCTCTACGAGTCCATGAGGGAAGGGATGGCGCTGCACAGGATCATCTGCGGCAAGGATGGGAATCCCGTGTCGTTCGAGGTGGTCGACATCAACCCCTCGTGCGAATCGATACTGGGGATGGGGAAGTCGACAATTGTCGGCAGGGACGGGAGAGAATTTTTCAATGGCGCTTTGATGGGCCACTTTGACGAGATAGTGCGTGGCGCCGATACCGGAAAATCCTTGATGTTCGAAGTGCCGATGCCGGGGGGAAGCCTCATCTTTGACGTATCGGTCTTTTACCCCGACATGGGATACTTTGCGACCCTGTTCGAAGATGTCACGGAGAGGAAAAAGTCGGAGGAGCAGATTCAGAGGCTTGCCTACTTCGACACCCTGACCGGGCTGCCGAACCGGGCCCTGTTCTCCGACCGGCTGAGCCAGGCCCTGGCCGGTGCCGTGCGCGACAACAGCAAGGTCGCGGTTCTCTTTATCGACCTCGACGGGTTCAAAGTCATCAACGACAATCTGGGGCACGCCCAGGGAGACGTGCTCCTGACGAAGATTGCGCGGCGGCTGAGAGAAAGCGTCCGGCGCAGCGACACCCTTGCCCGCCTCGGGGGGGACGAGTTCACGGTCCTCATATCCTACACCGGCGAAGAGCGCAATGCCGCACACCTGGCCGAGCATCTTCTCGAAACTATTTCACCCCCCTGCGAAATAGGGGGGCACATTGTCTATACGACTTCGAGCATCGGCATCGCCATCTTCCCCGATGACGGCAGGGATGCGGAAACGCTCCTGCGGTGCGCCGACATGGCCATGTACGCGGCCAAGGATGCCGGGCGCAACGGTTACCATTTCCACTCCCAGGAAATGAACTGCAAAGCCCATGAGCGGATGGAGCTGGAAACGAGCCTGAGGCGGGCCTTGGAGCGGGAAGAGTTCTTCCTGGAGTTCCAGCCCATCATCAGGGCCAGCGGCGACTGCCTGGTCGGCGCCGAAGTCCTGGTGCGGTGGCAGCATCCCGTCAAGGGGCGGGTCATGCCGGGGACTTTTATCCCCGCCGCTGAAAACTCGGGGCTAATACTTCCCCTCGGCGAGTGGGTGATGCGCAAAACGTGCGAGAAGATATCCGAATGGCGAAAGAACGGACTCCCACCAGTGAAACTGTCGGTCAATGTTTCGGGGCGGCAGTTCGAACAACGCAACTTTGCCGCGATGGTTCGCGACATCCTGGAGGAAACGGGCGCCGACGGTGCAAGCCTCCAACTGGAGCTGACCGAAACCAGCCTCATGAAAGATGCCGAAGCCACCGCCCGCGCACTGCACAGTCTCCGGGAACTGAACTTGAGAATTGTTGTCGATGACTTCGGGACGGGCTATTCTTCCCTGGGTTATCTAAAAAACTATCCCATCGATCACATCAAGATCGACGGCTCGTTTGTCCGGGACATATGCGACAACCCGGACGACCGGTCGATTGTGGAAGCAATCATCGCCATGGCGGACAAGCTCAACCTCAACGTGGTGGCAGAAGGGGTCGAAACCCGCGAACAACGGGACCTGCTGCGGAAGCTCGGCTACCAGGAGATGCAGGGAGCATTCTTCTACCGGTCATTGCCCGAAGAGGCGTTTGTGTCGCTGCTGCGCAATCCCCGGTTCAGCACGCCGCTACGGGGCTTTGATTTCCTCGCTTTTGGACCGGAGCTTTTTCAGGAGGGCGGGGTACCCTTCGTTCACGATAAGCCTGTTGAACTGCCCCCGGTAGTTTGA
- a CDS encoding TolC family protein translates to MRTLHTIALAWCLAALPLSAAPAAEPATSAKVLTLDECIRGAIATAPELGESQADIELALSRLEEAKGYRFPQIEMQGLFGPVPEARGDQVYSPDEVNDTDSLTWFARADATLVQPLYTFGKISESMKAATHGIEVDRAKKDQRRNEVALQTKEYYYGVLLAREMREVVLEVRENLDKARKKAQELLEKSSPNVEELDIYKLDAFNGEVGKYLAEADKGETLALSALRTRVGLPPEAPVDVATERLVPDEETVADLAVYMDEARAKRPEFKQLKEGLKAREALVEAAKAAYYPDIFLAGLLSGAYSPERSRIDNPFITDEFNHFWSGIALGVKWKLDFGITGSKVAGERAQYNRLLSTRVYAENNIPLQVKKAWLELKESEKSIDATRDAYSNAKKWIVSAMANFDFGVGPAKELFDGLQNYARMRAGYFQSIYNQKMSRANLDYAVGAMPLEK, encoded by the coding sequence ATGAGAACGCTCCACACAATTGCACTGGCATGGTGCCTGGCAGCCCTTCCCCTCTCGGCGGCCCCGGCAGCCGAACCGGCAACGTCGGCAAAGGTCCTCACCCTCGACGAATGCATCCGGGGCGCCATAGCAACGGCCCCGGAGCTGGGCGAGTCCCAGGCCGACATCGAACTGGCGCTCTCCAGGCTGGAAGAGGCAAAGGGTTACCGGTTTCCCCAGATCGAAATGCAGGGGCTCTTCGGGCCCGTCCCCGAGGCAAGGGGGGATCAGGTGTACTCGCCTGACGAGGTGAACGACACCGACTCCTTAACCTGGTTCGCCAGGGCCGATGCCACCCTGGTCCAGCCCCTCTATACCTTCGGCAAGATCAGCGAGAGCATGAAGGCGGCCACCCACGGCATCGAGGTGGACCGGGCGAAAAAGGACCAGCGGCGCAACGAAGTGGCCCTCCAGACCAAGGAGTACTATTACGGGGTGCTCCTGGCCAGGGAAATGCGCGAAGTGGTTCTGGAAGTGCGGGAGAACCTGGACAAGGCCCGCAAGAAGGCCCAGGAGCTTCTGGAGAAGTCATCCCCCAACGTGGAGGAACTGGACATCTACAAGCTGGACGCCTTCAACGGCGAGGTGGGGAAGTACCTGGCCGAGGCCGACAAGGGCGAAACCCTGGCCCTCTCGGCCCTGCGCACCCGTGTCGGCCTGCCGCCGGAGGCGCCGGTAGACGTGGCCACCGAGCGCCTCGTCCCCGACGAGGAGACCGTGGCGGACCTCGCCGTCTACATGGACGAAGCCCGGGCGAAGCGCCCCGAATTCAAGCAGCTGAAGGAGGGGCTCAAGGCCCGCGAAGCCCTGGTGGAAGCGGCAAAGGCAGCCTACTACCCCGACATCTTCCTGGCAGGGCTTTTGTCCGGGGCCTACTCGCCGGAGCGGAGCCGCATCGACAACCCCTTCATCACCGATGAGTTCAACCACTTCTGGTCGGGGATCGCCCTGGGGGTCAAGTGGAAGCTCGATTTCGGCATCACCGGCTCGAAGGTGGCCGGGGAGCGGGCCCAGTACAACCGGCTCCTCTCCACCAGGGTCTACGCCGAAAACAACATCCCCCTTCAGGTGAAAAAGGCGTGGCTGGAGCTTAAGGAGTCGGAAAAGAGCATCGACGCCACCCGTGACGCATACTCCAACGCCAAAAAGTGGATCGTATCCGCCATGGCCAACTTCGACTTCGGCGTCGGTCCGGCCAAGGAGCTCTTCGACGGGCTCCAGAACTACGCCCGGATGCGGGCCGGCTACTTCCAGTCCATTTACAACCAGAAAATGTCCCGGGCCAACCTGGATTACGCCGTAGGAGCCATGCCCCTGGAAAAATAA
- a CDS encoding beta-class carbonic anhydrase yields the protein MTLLDTILEANRKFVRPGALSPLPKNPKKQFAIFTCMDTRLVDFLEPAMGIKRGDAKVIKNAGNTIVDPMSGGVIRSLVAAIFMLGVEEIFVIGHQDCGMASVDAEVLKERMVARGVDPAVIEAQVPDLAQWMGAFTCPEENVDRVVSVLRQNPLIPKDVPIHGLIFCPTDGHLDLVANGYTAK from the coding sequence TTGACTCTTCTTGACACTATCCTCGAAGCCAACAGGAAATTCGTCCGTCCGGGCGCACTTTCCCCTCTTCCCAAGAACCCGAAGAAGCAATTCGCCATCTTCACCTGCATGGATACCCGGCTTGTGGACTTCCTTGAACCTGCCATGGGAATCAAGCGTGGTGACGCCAAGGTCATCAAGAATGCGGGCAACACCATTGTGGACCCCATGAGCGGCGGCGTTATCAGGAGCCTTGTGGCGGCAATTTTCATGCTCGGCGTGGAAGAAATCTTCGTAATCGGGCACCAGGACTGCGGCATGGCCAGCGTCGACGCCGAGGTGCTGAAGGAGCGGATGGTGGCGCGGGGCGTGGACCCGGCGGTCATCGAGGCCCAGGTGCCGGACCTTGCCCAGTGGATGGGAGCCTTCACCTGCCCCGAGGAAAACGTGGACAGGGTCGTCTCCGTTCTCCGCCAGAATCCCCTCATTCCCAAGGACGTACCGATCCATGGCCTCATCTTCTGCCCCACCGACGGCCACCTGGACCTGGTTGCGAACGGTTACACGGCCAAATAG
- a CDS encoding substrate-binding domain-containing protein: MRYSMLCALPVIVLVMLLGQFRTAAAWAESIRVNGSGSALYVMKPLIKAYAQAHPGVRVEMEKPLGSSGAIKALLAGMLDIAVSSKVLQPDEMSQGCISIEYGKMPLAVVAGKNVLRKNVTTKELEDIYSGKVLKWANSEPVRLILRPDADIDTKILEGLSPGMGKAVRDAHVRRGMIVAVTDPESDEMVAKIPGALGAAALSAILVEKASFRVLALNGIMPSVGNLANGTYPLAKDIRFVTTRNSSPALRRFINFIYSPQGRAIAGKAGVLVTAKGGNTL, from the coding sequence ATGAGGTATTCGATGTTATGCGCCTTACCTGTTATTGTTCTGGTGATGCTGCTGGGCCAGTTCCGCACGGCCGCGGCCTGGGCCGAAAGCATACGGGTGAATGGTTCGGGCAGTGCGCTGTATGTGATGAAACCCCTGATTAAGGCATATGCCCAAGCCCATCCCGGCGTTCGCGTTGAAATGGAGAAGCCCTTGGGGAGTTCCGGGGCCATAAAGGCCCTCCTTGCCGGCATGTTGGATATTGCCGTCAGCAGCAAGGTTCTGCAGCCGGACGAGATGTCGCAGGGCTGCATATCGATTGAGTACGGCAAAATGCCTTTGGCTGTGGTTGCGGGGAAAAATGTGCTCCGAAAGAATGTCACCACGAAAGAGCTGGAGGATATCTATTCCGGAAAGGTCCTGAAATGGGCTAACAGTGAGCCTGTGCGACTGATCCTGCGACCCGATGCCGACATCGACACCAAAATCCTCGAGGGGCTGTCGCCGGGGATGGGGAAGGCGGTGAGGGACGCTCACGTGCGTCGCGGGATGATCGTGGCGGTCACGGACCCGGAATCCGATGAAATGGTCGCAAAGATTCCAGGGGCCCTGGGCGCTGCGGCACTGTCGGCGATCCTGGTGGAGAAGGCATCCTTCAGGGTTCTTGCCCTCAATGGAATAATGCCGTCAGTCGGGAATTTGGCCAACGGAACGTATCCCCTGGCAAAGGATATCCGCTTCGTCACCACAAGAAACAGTTCTCCCGCTCTCCGGAGATTCATCAATTTCATCTATTCGCCCCAGGGAAGGGCCATTGCCGGAAAGGCAGGCGTGCTCGTCACGGCAAAGGGCGGAAATACACTGTGA
- a CDS encoding sensor histidine kinase: MDINKHHIPDMISPPEQERKKRRREAIIIAVSVLMIIVLMRAEIHLSNISSDVPMGSNILIFGIINVILLLIILLIYMVFRNVAKLLMERRNKALGANLRTKLVIAFMGLSLIPTMLLFVVSATYVNQSIRNWFNTRIENSLAESLEVAQTYYKNSAANALYYGRQISNTIRDGRLLNEDNLPQLRELVHQKQQEYNLGIVEVYSSQNEELVRASNPGVPIGEFTNPSSEDIKAGLNGKELSRVNTVGKADLIRGIMPIYSTYRADEVVGVVVVNYFVPYSLVEKMREITSSYEEFRQLKILKSPIRAGYILTLFLITMVIVFLAVWFGIYLANTLTTPIKELAEATRQVAEGNLDVQLEQAGSDEFGVLVAAFNKMTGDLRNHQQALRQTNVELVRSNHELDERRRYMEIVLRNVAAGVISVDRHGVITTINKSAEEHLQIAHRDVVGKNFRDVLQQDQIDTIKGILRDMVLAKQDTFSRQVTLPLRDTRATLLFNLTMLRDENGEFLGTVVVFDDMTKLIKAQRMAAWREVARRIAHEIKNPLTPIQLSAQRLRKRYLPRFGAEDAVFDECTAMIVKSVDELKTLVDEFSSFARMPASNPAPNDLNGIIREALTLFSQGHRHIAFGFHADEKLPVLQLDRDQIKRVFINLLDNAVAAVGDEGEIDIESRYDSELKMAVITVADTGHGISPEDKPRLFEPYYSTKASGTGLGLSIVSTIIADHNGFIRVRDNSPCGTKFIIELPVTA, translated from the coding sequence ATGGATATAAACAAGCACCACATACCAGACATGATTTCCCCGCCGGAGCAGGAACGGAAGAAGCGGCGGCGGGAGGCGATAATCATCGCCGTGTCGGTGCTGATGATTATTGTGCTGATGCGGGCGGAGATCCACCTCTCCAACATCAGCTCCGACGTGCCGATGGGAAGCAATATCCTCATCTTCGGCATCATCAACGTCATCCTCCTCCTTATCATCCTTCTCATCTACATGGTCTTCCGCAACGTGGCCAAACTCCTCATGGAGCGACGAAACAAGGCCCTGGGGGCCAACCTCCGCACCAAGCTCGTCATCGCCTTCATGGGGCTCTCCCTCATTCCGACGATGCTTCTCTTCGTGGTTTCAGCCACCTACGTGAACCAGAGCATCCGCAACTGGTTCAACACCCGGATCGAGAACTCCCTTGCCGAGTCCCTGGAAGTTGCCCAGACCTACTATAAGAATTCGGCCGCCAACGCCCTCTACTACGGCCGCCAGATAAGCAACACCATCAGGGACGGACGGCTCCTGAACGAGGACAACCTTCCCCAGCTCCGGGAACTGGTCCACCAGAAGCAGCAGGAATACAACCTGGGCATCGTGGAGGTGTACTCCTCCCAGAACGAAGAACTAGTCCGCGCATCGAACCCAGGGGTTCCCATCGGCGAGTTCACGAACCCCTCTTCCGAAGACATCAAGGCAGGTCTCAACGGCAAGGAACTCAGCCGGGTCAACACCGTGGGGAAGGCCGACCTGATCCGCGGCATCATGCCCATCTACTCCACCTACCGGGCCGACGAGGTGGTCGGGGTGGTGGTGGTTAACTACTTCGTACCCTACTCCCTTGTGGAGAAGATGCGCGAGATAACCAGCTCCTATGAGGAGTTCCGGCAGCTGAAGATTCTCAAAAGCCCGATCCGGGCGGGATACATACTCACCCTCTTCCTCATCACCATGGTCATCGTCTTCCTGGCGGTCTGGTTCGGCATCTACCTGGCCAACACCCTCACGACCCCCATCAAGGAACTGGCCGAGGCGACCCGCCAGGTGGCCGAAGGAAACCTTGACGTGCAGCTGGAGCAGGCAGGGAGCGACGAATTCGGGGTACTGGTGGCCGCTTTCAACAAGATGACCGGAGATCTCCGCAACCACCAGCAGGCCCTGCGCCAGACCAACGTGGAACTTGTCCGCAGCAACCATGAACTGGACGAGCGGCGCCGGTACATGGAGATCGTGCTGCGGAACGTGGCCGCCGGGGTCATCTCGGTGGACCGCCACGGCGTCATCACCACCATCAACAAGTCGGCGGAGGAGCACCTCCAGATCGCCCACCGCGACGTGGTGGGAAAGAACTTCCGGGACGTTCTCCAGCAGGACCAGATCGACACCATCAAGGGTATTCTGCGCGACATGGTCCTGGCGAAGCAGGACACCTTCAGCCGCCAGGTAACGCTCCCGCTCCGCGACACCAGGGCAACGCTGCTCTTCAACCTGACCATGCTGCGGGACGAAAACGGCGAATTCCTGGGAACGGTCGTAGTATTCGACGACATGACCAAGCTCATAAAAGCCCAGCGCATGGCGGCCTGGCGCGAAGTGGCCCGGCGCATCGCCCACGAGATCAAAAACCCACTGACCCCGATCCAGCTTTCGGCCCAGCGGCTGCGCAAGCGCTACCTCCCCCGCTTCGGCGCCGAAGACGCCGTCTTCGACGAATGCACCGCCATGATCGTAAAATCGGTGGATGAACTGAAAACCCTCGTGGACGAATTCTCCAGCTTCGCCCGGATGCCGGCCTCAAACCCCGCCCCCAACGACCTGAACGGAATTATCCGCGAGGCGCTCACCCTGTTCAGCCAGGGACACCGGCACATTGCGTTCGGCTTCCATGCCGATGAAAAGCTGCCGGTCCTTCAGCTTGACCGGGACCAGATCAAAAGGGTTTTCATCAACCTTCTCGACAATGCCGTGGCGGCCGTGGGGGACGAAGGGGAGATCGACATCGAAAGCCGCTACGACTCCGAGTTGAAGATGGCCGTAATCACCGTTGCCGACACTGGACACGGCATTTCGCCGGAAGACAAGCCGCGCCTCTTCGAGCCCTACTACTCCACGAAAGCATCGGGGACCGGCCTGGGGCTCTCCATCGTCAGTACGATCATCGCCGACCATAACGGCTTCATCCGCGTGCGGGACAACTCCCCCTGCGGGACGAAATTCATCATCGAGCTGCCGGTAACGGCATGA
- a CDS encoding sigma-54-dependent transcriptional regulator, with translation MNETILVVDDEQNIRTALAGILEDEGYRPIFARDGLEALDMAKKENPDLVLLDIWMPKLDGLETLQALKEFHPLLTVIMMSGHGTIETAVKSTKLGAYDFIEKPLSLEKVLVTVKNGLDVRRLKAENDSLRTAAFKGHEIVGKTPAIVHLREQIKRVAATDASVLITGENGTGKELAARAIHHWSPRREKPFVEINCASIPEELIESELFGHEKGAFAGAVAQKKGKFDLADGGTIFLDEIGDMSLKTQAKVIRILQEGKFERVGGTKTMEADVRIVAATNRDLPEEIRSGTFREDLFYRLNVVPFAVPPLRQRRDDIPLLAEHFLIIFAQREGQERKKMLPETVEILKGYDWPGNARELRNIIERLVIMTPGKVITPEQIPDSIAGAPHGREGHGSLQEPNSLREAREEFEREFIIQKLEENDWNISRTADAIELERSNLYRKMKSYGIDAKK, from the coding sequence ATGAACGAAACCATCCTCGTCGTCGACGACGAACAGAATATCCGCACGGCCCTGGCGGGCATCCTGGAAGATGAGGGATACCGCCCCATCTTCGCCCGGGACGGGCTCGAAGCCCTCGACATGGCCAAGAAGGAGAATCCCGACCTGGTTCTCCTCGACATCTGGATGCCGAAACTCGACGGCCTCGAGACGTTGCAGGCCCTCAAGGAGTTTCACCCCCTGCTCACCGTGATCATGATGTCCGGCCACGGCACCATTGAAACGGCGGTTAAATCCACCAAGCTGGGGGCCTACGACTTCATCGAGAAGCCCCTCTCCCTGGAGAAAGTCCTGGTTACCGTCAAGAACGGGCTCGACGTAAGGCGCCTCAAGGCCGAGAACGACTCGCTCCGCACGGCAGCCTTCAAGGGGCACGAGATAGTGGGGAAAACCCCGGCCATAGTCCATCTCCGGGAGCAGATCAAACGCGTGGCCGCCACTGACGCGTCGGTCCTCATCACCGGAGAAAACGGCACCGGCAAGGAACTTGCGGCCAGGGCGATCCACCACTGGAGTCCCCGGCGGGAGAAGCCTTTTGTCGAAATCAACTGCGCCTCCATTCCCGAGGAGCTCATCGAAAGCGAACTCTTCGGCCACGAGAAAGGAGCCTTTGCCGGCGCGGTAGCCCAGAAAAAGGGTAAATTCGACCTGGCCGACGGCGGCACCATCTTCCTGGACGAAATCGGCGACATGTCCCTCAAAACCCAGGCAAAGGTGATACGCATCCTCCAGGAGGGGAAATTCGAGCGGGTTGGCGGGACTAAAACCATGGAGGCGGATGTGCGGATTGTCGCTGCCACCAACAGAGATCTTCCCGAAGAAATCCGGAGCGGGACCTTCCGCGAAGATCTCTTCTACCGTCTCAACGTGGTACCCTTCGCGGTGCCGCCGCTGCGCCAGCGCCGGGACGACATCCCGCTCCTGGCGGAGCACTTCCTTATCATATTTGCCCAGCGCGAAGGGCAGGAGCGCAAGAAGATGCTTCCCGAAACGGTGGAGATCCTCAAGGGATACGACTGGCCCGGGAACGCGCGGGAACTGCGCAACATCATCGAAAGGCTCGTCATTATGACCCCGGGGAAAGTCATCACCCCGGAGCAAATTCCCGATTCCATCGCAGGAGCGCCCCATGGCCGCGAGGGGCATGGAAGCCTTCAGGAACCCAACTCGCTTCGCGAAGCGCGGGAAGAATTCGAACGGGAATTCATCATCCAGAAACTGGAGGAAAATGACTGGAACATCTCCCGGACCGCCGACGCCATCGAGCTGGAAAGGAGCAATCTCTACCGCAAGATGAAGAGCTACGGGATCGATGCGAAGAAATGA